A genomic region of Acidobacteriota bacterium contains the following coding sequences:
- a CDS encoding KpsF/GutQ family sugar-phosphate isomerase, with translation MADPQATSSSTAPAAERQSLALARKVLETEAAAIVGLVGRLDERLDRAIELLHGCQGRVIVTGMGKSGIICRKIAATLSSTGTPAFFLHPAEAIHGDLGVIHRDDVVIAASYSGETAELVRVLEFIRRIGARLIALTGNPDSTLGQAADVALDCRVDGEACPMNLAPTASTTAALALGDALAMVLLVRRGFREDDFASLHPGGRLGKRLMRAEALMHGGKDTPRVGPDTVMRDVIYEMSSKGLGMTSVVDEDGIVLGIITDGDLRRHMSGAPNVLDRVARDVMTPNPVVVPPALLAVEALAILEQRKISSLIVADEARRVLGVLHLHDLWRTEMF, from the coding sequence CGCTGGCGCGTAAGGTCCTCGAAACGGAGGCGGCCGCCATCGTCGGCCTCGTCGGACGCCTCGACGAACGGCTCGACCGCGCAATCGAGCTGCTCCACGGCTGCCAGGGCCGCGTCATCGTCACCGGCATGGGCAAGTCGGGCATCATCTGCCGCAAGATCGCCGCGACGCTGTCGAGCACCGGCACGCCGGCGTTCTTCTTGCACCCCGCCGAGGCCATTCACGGCGACCTCGGCGTCATCCACCGCGACGACGTGGTGATTGCCGCGTCGTACAGCGGCGAGACGGCCGAACTGGTCCGGGTGCTCGAGTTCATCCGGCGCATCGGCGCCCGGCTCATCGCGCTCACGGGAAACCCCGACTCGACGCTCGGGCAGGCCGCCGACGTCGCCCTCGACTGCCGCGTCGACGGCGAGGCGTGTCCGATGAACCTGGCCCCGACGGCGAGCACGACGGCCGCGCTGGCGCTCGGCGACGCGCTGGCGATGGTGCTGCTCGTACGACGCGGCTTCCGGGAGGACGACTTCGCGAGCCTGCACCCGGGCGGCCGGCTCGGCAAGCGGCTGATGCGTGCCGAGGCGCTCATGCACGGCGGCAAGGACACGCCGCGTGTCGGGCCCGACACGGTGATGCGCGACGTGATCTACGAGATGTCGAGCAAGGGTCTCGGCATGACGTCGGTCGTCGACGAGGACGGCATCGTGCTCGGCATCATCACCGATGGCGACCTCCGCCGGCACATGAGCGGCGCGCCGAACGTGCTCGACCGCGTGGCCCGCGACGTGATGACGCCCAACCCGGTCGTCGTCCCGCCGGCGCTGCTGGCCGTGGAAGCCCTGGCCATCCTCGAACAGCGCAAGATCTCGTCGCTCATCGTGGCCGACGAGGCACGGCGCGTGCTCGGCGTGCTCCACCTGCACGACCTGTGGCGGACGGAGATGTTCTGA
- a CDS encoding HAD-IIIA family hydrolase has translation MDLAEKARSLRLLLFDVDGVLTDGTILLHADGTESKQFHIRDGTAIVWAHRAGLATGLLSARQAASTTQRAAQLGIPIVLQGVTNKLDAYQRLLAEQGLRDEEVAFMGDDLLDLPVLGRVGLAAAPADAVEAVRSRVDWIAEARGGHGAVREFVEFVLEAQDRWDAIVEPYVAGADR, from the coding sequence GTGGACCTCGCCGAGAAGGCTCGCTCGCTCAGGCTGCTGCTCTTCGACGTCGACGGGGTGCTCACCGACGGCACGATCCTGCTGCACGCCGACGGCACCGAATCGAAGCAGTTCCACATTCGCGACGGCACGGCCATCGTGTGGGCGCACCGGGCGGGCCTCGCGACGGGCCTGCTCTCGGCGCGGCAGGCGGCGTCGACGACCCAGCGCGCTGCGCAGCTCGGGATCCCCATCGTCCTGCAGGGGGTGACCAACAAGCTCGACGCCTACCAACGCCTGCTGGCCGAACAGGGCCTGCGGGACGAGGAGGTCGCGTTCATGGGCGACGACCTGCTCGACCTGCCGGTGCTCGGCCGTGTCGGACTCGCCGCCGCACCAGCCGACGCGGTCGAAGCGGTCCGGTCGCGCGTCGACTGGATCGCCGAGGCCCGCGGCGGGCACGGCGCCGTGCGCGAGTTCGTCGAGTTCGTGCTCGAAGCCCAGGACCGCTGGGACGCCATCGTCGAGCCCTACGTGGCCGGAGCCGACCGGTGA